ATGTTTGGTACATTGTCTCATCATGGAATCCAGTTTCACGGGATCCGTATTTCAATGCAACCTAAAATTCAGAACGTTtgatccaaaaatgttttgcccCAGCTTtacatcaatttcaaaaattataaaaactatttcgaaacaaaaactgGATAAATTCTAAGTTAGCACTGTAGTTACCTGATCGTTATTTGCTGCTCTGACAGTAGTGAACTTGTTGGCTTCGAGAGTAGTGTTGAAGAATGTTCCAGTTGCCTTGATCACTTGTTGATAATTTGAGactgaaaactttattttcaaaaactaatagtCAATTCAAGAAACTCACTGTCAACATAAGTGTAAGTGGCGAAGAATTTAAGGCTTCCGGATTTTGACACAACATTGTATGGAAGCGTCTTTCTGACAGCGTACTCAATCTTCTTTTCAGCTGGTGAAGTGATACTGTAACATTAAAATCATGAAACAGTTTCCAAAATGTAGGGCTTACTAAAAGTCATCGAACTTGATTGAATCTCTTTTCGAAATATCGTAATCTGCAGTAGTCTCTATTTTCAAAGCAAATCCTTTCGGGATATCGAACTTAAAAGTACAGGTACTTCCTGCTGGAACCTGTACCATTGATGCAGCTCCAGGAGGGATTGATCCAGACATTCCATTGTTCTTACTGATGGTGTTCAATGGGCAACTGAACTGCGCAGCTACAAAAGTTGATGTAGCTAGAAGCAACACGACGGAACGGGATAACATGACCTGAAAGAAAATGCTTGCAGTGAGAATGATTGAAAGACTGaaccaaaaatgaaatggtATGATTTCGAACTGTGTCCGTCGCTccttttatataaaaaaaaaccccgcCCATATCCAGTGCTCAaacattatcaaaaattttatttgaattaccgtAATGTAACCGACTAAAATGATATCATCCAGGTCGATAACAGATGTACGTAATTCAGCGTAGGCTGCGAATACGTTCAGCCCACTTTTATCGGCATTAATTTGCGTTTGTGAGcgtttttttgcgttttttttaaatggttttgggctggaaattgtcattttctggaagtttAATTGTAAagcttcatctgaaaattatgaaaccaGCATGACTTGGATAATAAAGGTTTCTTTGAGGATTATGACTACAGGAAATGTACGACACAAGGGGCTCGTTGtgacaaaaatatatttgacaaaaattagtattgcagtcCCTAAAAGTCCCgcgttaactttttttgttcaatccCGCCTGactaattttaagatttaaacaatattttcttcccattttgcaacaatttttccCAGACGTTTATATAAGATTGAAGTTACTGAACCATTGGTTACAACGAAAgtagaaaaatgatttgaaaattagttgcaCACTTTCttttagtattgcaagcgggatacctctgaaaaatagtattgcagtcatactaatagaagaaatacggtaacgAGGGTTACCTTGAAATACAACACGAGGACCTGATCTTCCAAAATTGCTTACTGTAAGCAGCGCATTAGGTTAGTTTCCAACTTCGAAGAAAATTaccaataataaaaatataaagctATACAGTTTTTAATAACATGTGGTCGTTTTATCcggttttaaaaatccaaatagaaccttttcaagttgaaaaaaaaagaatcgtcaatttatttgatttttctcgaaaacatTAGCTAGGAAACATTAGCTAAGTAACTTTAGGTcaagttttcattgaaaaaatgtatcaacAAAATACATTGAAATCAGTTCAGggtgaaacaattttattggttttgccttttttttagAGCAGAGCTTGAGCTGCCAAGAATGCATCTTCAAATCGTTGATCAGCTTTTTTACAGCGGAAACAGGTACAACCTACCAAGtgattttgtgattttcataAGGATCCAGCCATTCTATTtccgttgaaaattttgttcttCGTAATCTAAAAATCATGTTAATTTACATTAACGGCTTTTCCCTATCAgatttgcaattattttttgttcttttttaacAGCTTATATCTAGGTTATCTTTGGTTCTTTCCAAGAATATGAACTGACAAAGTAcgtgcaaaatatttgaaaaattgttttttctatattttaatagtggaatatattttgataaaactgaAGACAAGACATACATATTAAAGTAAAGAAATGGAGATGCAAATCTAATATTTATAATACGGTATATCTTTTTCatcttcaatattttgttcTCTCGCAGTCTCCCATCACAGAAATCAATTTAtcaatattctaaaattttaatcgcATACTCCTACAGTTTCCCGTTATCTCGACTCCACAGTATCTTCAATGACGcccactacaaactacagaagGCATACAAACTTCAATGTGGAGCGAACAACGAAACGACAAAACCATATCATATGCGTGGGAAGTTGTTACAGATAAGTTCGTATTTTACACAacctttgatttttcagattttttgtcaGCATTTGTCTATTATCTTTCCTCAATATTTGTACAAACTGGGATATGATGTGACAtttatttgacttttttttattgatgatcatttgaacttttgaatttctgagttgtactcatattttgccaattttgacttgttataccaagtctgtaataattttcctgatttgtaaaacgattttataatgcaaattttgaattcctaaaaatagggaacaaatgaaggggtccaaaactaatagagagtgcaaaactaattttcgatgagtgattttagatgcaaaactaatagaggcgccttactaatagagaatatacggtatataACTGTAAACTGTATgtaaaaagtgattttttttcttaaactttaCTGAAATTACACGGAACTTTACCGGAAAGAAAACGGTatgcagaaaatttttgtaaaatcttgaattgaatatcattttcgacattttaaagtggagtagcgccagtgggaatttTGTCCAAATGCACTTATGATGATCCAAAACAAGCAAATATcgtaataaaacactccaaaaaagtttagatttttcataatttccggtcaaagttttggcaaattgccaaaatttaaaaaaaaacatgagcttttcagtaaatttaaagaaatgtcgcatgttttgacccctacaatgttttaatacaataagtttaaacaaaattataacataaaaaatgttaaaaaaattttaaattatgagtggcaaaaattatgagtggcaaaaactgagtaattgccactttttgacagtgaataaaaaactttaaaaatttttttttgaaaagttttatcatgatatttggtcattttgggaccatataagtggtttttaacaatttccccactggcgctactccacctttaaccaCTGTTTTAGCGATTTTACAAATCTTTCAAAGCACAAAAGGTCATAATAACACTtcctaataaaaaaattggataacaAATAgtgaaatg
This is a stretch of genomic DNA from Caenorhabditis elegans chromosome V. It encodes these proteins:
- the irg-5 gene encoding CUB-like domain-containing protein (Confirmed by transcript evidence), with translation MLSRSVVLLLATSTFVAAQFSCPLNTISKNNGMSGSIPPGAASMVQVPAGSTCTFKFDIPKGFALKIETTADYDISKRDSIKFDDFYITSPAEKKIEYAVRKTLPYNVVSKSGSLKFFATYTYVDISNYQQVIKATGTFFNTTLEANKFTTVRAANNDQVALKYGSRETGFHDETMYQTFVFDGNDFMNSEYLGRYTDLYHGPDYTAFSTSNTLTLLNLYRTPSDSLFISNDASAVKKYDQYKILVVSSANQISGLMYNFHDNADAWYTIICDGCNSINIKSLDFDTSYNGYLEVQELSPTQKLPPKFRFQAGNNQLPQLVSAPMTTFHTYKARVSFTVQGEN